In Bacteroidota bacterium, the following proteins share a genomic window:
- a CDS encoding DUF86 domain-containing protein yields the protein MRNNFGDKVRLQHISDAIAEIKSYIHNTSFQSFSQNSMMRIACVKQLEIIGEASGHISHEMVMS from the coding sequence TTTTGGTGACAAAGTCCGATTACAACATATATCTGATGCTATAGCCGAAATAAAAAGTTACATACACAACACTTCATTTCAATCCTTTTCGCAAAATTCAATGATGCGAATTGCCTGCGTTAAACAACTGGAAATTATTGGAGAAGCGTCCGGGCATATATCTCATGAAATGGTCATGAGCTAG